A portion of the Candidatus Neomarinimicrobiota bacterium genome contains these proteins:
- a CDS encoding two-component regulator propeller domain-containing protein produces MNVRRRMRLVVPSIILSSFLLAANGQMVFQRITNENGLSDNVIGSISDDNNGFVWLGTTEGLNRYDGYDVTVFSSNPFDSTALSGNRIWNLYKDSAGDLWAITDKGLDLYRYGKDSFTRYTTASRPVYVLEDRDGVLWAATKQSGVYRIDKSTGEVKSFQFSPLDPYTISSDDFDETQFTPIVEDTLGNLWFGTTNGLNYYRKDKDIFIRFFHSESDTNTVSDNRINTLLILDNSLWVGTPSGLDRIRIGDLKVERYARTRWFSMAQSYAVSQLIPFKTGAQMSGFWMATYSGLVYYDANMDMFDDVIYENLFGKFVRAVYEGIDGDLWIYVAGFKGIIHFKTSNFYSMYGLIDEDVDFETAVHDPEDAGSISGNEITSLFIDEMKNVWIGTTKGLNRLIKTPKYFQTLNPNTTKDIVRGHNIESVRIDSDNSVWIGHEKGVDHLTSSHELIRSYISDPMDENSLLTAETGILEISPEGGIWIASQYAGLTLIDPDSNKFTRFPNIEDVDRGDQLAGKIRTIYRDREGIMWFATYDGIAKHKLDRFVIYKYNPSMQNAHVAGVTAFLEDSGNHFWIGTESNGLFRTDKKTMEPTKHYILDPDDPNSFSSNVVASLYEDGDGTLWIGSAGEGLYRYNRDADNFARYSVGDGLPSNTISSITADNEGFLWMGTRRGVARMNPQEESFQSFTESDGLPGDILNPASIAVSSLGRLYFGGVAGLTTVNPGNITTNLDKPALAIETVETIDFRGNKQLVDFSEGAIEIDHRIQSIIVNFVGLSYNKSVKNQYAYSLENYLTNWVDNSTNRSVSLQGLDPDSYTFKFKASNNDGLWNEQPYTLQIKVNPPFWKTWWAYSSYALVVLVAGAFVVHQVDRAQRRKIEEKRKTDELAEARDLQLSMIAQEMPNISGVEVEAYMRTSTEVGGDYYDFFELPDGNIYAVCGDATGHGTKSGMMVSITKAGLSGIESESPDDILNLLDRVVKRVETGRLRMCLNICVFKNGEIHLGSAAMPPIYHYSASSRQVEEIAISNLPLGGGVQEQFEKVERSFNDGDVLVMLSDGLPEAPNNEGHLLDYPAVRDCIENTASGGARKVKEALISLGDEWMAGVQNPDDITFIVFEKKESAQTATA; encoded by the coding sequence ATGAACGTAAGGCGGCGAATGCGGCTAGTAGTACCATCTATCATTCTGTCCAGCTTCTTGTTGGCGGCGAACGGACAAATGGTCTTCCAGAGGATTACTAATGAAAATGGCCTGTCGGATAACGTCATCGGTTCAATTTCTGATGATAACAACGGTTTTGTCTGGCTTGGGACAACGGAAGGTCTCAACAGGTACGATGGTTATGACGTAACTGTTTTCTCCTCTAACCCGTTCGACAGCACGGCACTGTCAGGAAATAGAATCTGGAACCTCTACAAAGATTCCGCAGGTGATCTCTGGGCAATAACCGATAAGGGGCTGGACTTGTACCGTTATGGTAAGGACTCGTTCACACGATATACGACCGCGAGTAGACCTGTTTACGTCTTGGAGGACCGTGACGGCGTGCTCTGGGCAGCGACAAAACAGAGCGGCGTCTACAGAATTGATAAGTCGACGGGTGAAGTGAAGAGTTTTCAGTTCAGTCCATTAGACCCATATACGATTTCCAGTGACGATTTTGATGAAACACAGTTTACTCCAATTGTGGAGGACACCCTGGGCAATCTCTGGTTCGGCACCACCAACGGGCTTAATTACTATCGTAAGGATAAAGATATATTCATCCGTTTTTTCCACTCAGAGTCAGACACAAACACCGTATCAGACAACAGAATAAATACACTACTCATACTGGATAACAGCCTATGGGTAGGTACCCCGAGCGGACTGGATAGAATCCGGATTGGCGATCTGAAGGTAGAGCGCTACGCCCGTACTCGCTGGTTCTCTATGGCTCAATCGTATGCGGTATCTCAATTAATACCGTTTAAGACAGGCGCACAAATGTCAGGATTCTGGATGGCCACTTACAGCGGACTTGTCTATTACGACGCGAATATGGACATGTTTGATGATGTGATTTACGAAAACCTCTTTGGCAAGTTCGTCAGAGCCGTTTATGAAGGGATTGATGGTGATCTATGGATATATGTGGCTGGGTTCAAAGGCATTATCCATTTTAAGACTTCAAACTTCTACAGTATGTATGGTCTGATTGATGAAGATGTAGATTTCGAAACGGCTGTACACGATCCTGAAGATGCCGGATCAATCTCTGGAAATGAGATAACAAGTTTATTTATTGATGAAATGAAGAATGTCTGGATCGGTACTACAAAAGGGCTGAATAGACTCATCAAGACACCCAAGTACTTCCAGACACTCAATCCAAATACAACGAAGGATATCGTAAGGGGTCACAATATTGAATCAGTGAGAATTGATTCTGATAACTCTGTCTGGATTGGACACGAAAAAGGAGTTGACCATTTAACCAGTTCCCATGAACTGATCCGTAGCTACATCTCCGATCCAATGGATGAAAACTCATTGCTCACGGCGGAGACGGGTATTCTCGAGATTTCACCTGAAGGAGGGATCTGGATTGCAAGTCAGTACGCCGGCTTAACCCTAATAGATCCAGACAGTAATAAGTTTACGAGATTCCCCAATATTGAAGACGTTGACAGAGGTGATCAATTAGCAGGGAAAATACGTACCATCTACAGGGATCGAGAAGGGATTATGTGGTTCGCGACGTACGACGGAATTGCCAAACACAAGCTGGACAGATTCGTTATTTATAAGTACAACCCCAGTATGCAGAATGCGCATGTTGCCGGTGTCACAGCCTTTTTGGAGGACTCTGGAAACCACTTCTGGATTGGAACGGAATCGAACGGTCTGTTCCGTACCGATAAGAAGACAATGGAACCAACAAAACACTACATTCTCGATCCAGACGACCCAAACAGTTTCTCCTCGAATGTAGTGGCATCCTTGTATGAGGACGGAGATGGTACCCTGTGGATCGGATCGGCGGGAGAAGGACTATACAGGTACAACAGGGACGCGGACAACTTTGCGAGATATTCAGTTGGCGACGGCTTGCCCAGCAACACTATTTCGTCAATTACCGCTGATAATGAAGGATTCTTATGGATGGGCACTCGACGCGGCGTAGCGAGGATGAATCCCCAGGAAGAGTCATTCCAATCATTTACTGAATCAGACGGACTACCGGGGGATATCTTGAATCCGGCATCCATTGCCGTCAGTTCTCTTGGCAGGCTGTATTTTGGTGGTGTAGCTGGGCTTACAACAGTAAATCCTGGCAATATAACCACTAACCTTGACAAGCCTGCTCTGGCCATTGAAACGGTCGAAACGATCGATTTCAGAGGTAACAAGCAGTTAGTCGATTTTTCAGAGGGTGCGATTGAGATTGATCACAGAATACAGTCAATTATCGTAAACTTCGTCGGCCTGAGCTACAATAAGTCAGTGAAGAATCAGTACGCCTACAGCCTAGAGAATTACTTGACCAACTGGGTTGACAACAGCACCAACAGATCGGTCTCACTGCAGGGGCTCGATCCTGACTCTTATACCTTCAAGTTCAAAGCAAGCAACAATGACGGCTTGTGGAACGAACAGCCGTACACTCTTCAAATAAAGGTGAATCCACCTTTCTGGAAGACTTGGTGGGCATATTCATCTTACGCCTTGGTGGTGCTGGTTGCAGGAGCATTTGTCGTCCATCAGGTAGACCGGGCTCAGCGCAGAAAGATCGAAGAGAAACGAAAGACGGATGAACTCGCTGAGGCCAGAGATCTCCAGTTGAGCATGATTGCACAGGAAATGCCTAATATTTCCGGGGTAGAAGTTGAAGCCTACATGCGTACCAGCACAGAAGTAGGCGGCGACTATTACGATTTCTTTGAATTGCCGGACGGTAATATTTATGCTGTCTGTGGTGACGCAACAGGACACGGCACAAAATCGGGCATGATGGTCTCGATCACAAAAGCCGGGCTTTCCGGAATAGAATCGGAATCACCGGATGATATACTGAACTTGCTCGATCGCGTAGTAAAGCGGGTAGAGACTGGCAGACTGAGGATGTGCCTCAACATATGTGTGTTCAAGAACGGCGAAATTCATCTCGGTTCTGCAGCAATGCCACCCATTTACCACTACTCGGCGTCATCGCGGCAAGTGGAAGAGATAGCGATATCTAATCTGCCTTTGGGAGGTGGTGTTCAAGAACAGTTTGAGAAAGTAGAAAGGTCTTTTAACGATGGGGATGTTCTGGTAATGCTCTCAGACGGACTGCCTGAAGCACCCAATAATGAAGGTCACTTGCTTGACTATCCCGCAGTGAGGGACTGTATCGAGAACACCGCCAGCGGTGGTGCAAGAAAGGTCAAGGAGGCGCTGATAAGCCTTGGCGACGAATGGATGGCCGGTGTCCAAAACCCTGATGATATCACTTTCATCGTCTTTGAGAAGAAAGAGTCCGCTCAAACCGCCACGGCGTAG
- a CDS encoding adenylate/guanylate cyclase domain-containing protein: MNSDSDYKDQVEFYLNALDELGAVLIDEDKSSGISRGILRIILGTMMAPRGAIFIHSSEGLKVMAVQGNKKLKSPLPWSEEVSSQLREFKHSSLSGGEIDSLLSDLPEKTRRYFSELGCELYVPLYHKNSFIGLLALGRKFTNEDFTETEMKILEIICNHLTDALYNQELIEDIQEKRTDLRLKLLELQTLFDVSLAISSVLDMDSLTEEVLIRAAATLNASTGFVLMAQENSPILKLKASFNADEDHLNKIMFSTTKGVLAEIWKGQEPKMLSVDDNTELQSKIMHDNLLLAPLIGKDGVLGCLVLCDKESRTGIGPFASEDLEMLMSLAAQAGVAMDNARLFRNITDAKRFSESIMGSIATAVITTNLLGEIDSVNDAGLRILQMPSEEIIGNHYQYLFENDSAVCDVILAAETNRKIASEMHISFTIGSDETMINISAAPLTDYQNQHLGMVIAIEDISIENKIKNTFKRYVSKQVVDQLLDDERALNLGGEEREVTILFSDIRGFTTMSENMTPEKVVSTLNEYFSEMIDIVFKHNGTLDKIVGDELMVIYGAPISSEDDSTNAIETAITMTESLNKLNNKRIARNDVPINIGIGINRGKVISGNIGSKDQMDYTVIGDTVNLGSRLCSVAQAGQILISKAAKEHARGSFNFHELDPIELKGKAKPIQIYEVM; the protein is encoded by the coding sequence TTGAACTCTGATTCCGATTACAAGGATCAAGTTGAATTCTACCTGAACGCCCTCGATGAATTGGGCGCTGTCCTGATAGATGAGGACAAGTCTTCCGGGATCAGCCGAGGCATACTGAGGATTATCCTTGGAACGATGATGGCGCCGAGAGGCGCCATTTTCATTCACAGCTCAGAAGGTCTGAAAGTAATGGCCGTCCAGGGAAACAAGAAGCTGAAATCACCACTGCCGTGGTCAGAAGAAGTCAGTAGTCAGTTGAGGGAGTTCAAACATTCGTCTCTCAGCGGCGGAGAAATCGACAGTCTCCTCAGCGATCTGCCCGAAAAGACAAGGCGCTATTTCTCTGAGCTGGGCTGTGAACTGTATGTACCTCTCTACCACAAGAATTCTTTCATTGGGCTGCTTGCCCTGGGAAGGAAGTTCACTAACGAAGATTTCACCGAAACAGAGATGAAAATCCTTGAGATTATCTGCAATCATCTCACTGACGCGCTCTATAATCAGGAACTTATTGAAGACATCCAGGAGAAAAGAACCGACTTACGCCTCAAACTGCTCGAATTGCAGACACTCTTTGACGTAAGTCTCGCCATAAGTTCTGTCCTCGATATGGACTCCCTCACGGAAGAAGTGCTCATTCGAGCCGCGGCAACGTTGAATGCTTCCACGGGATTCGTACTGATGGCTCAGGAGAACAGCCCAATCTTGAAACTGAAAGCCAGTTTCAACGCCGATGAAGACCATCTGAACAAGATCATGTTTTCAACTACAAAGGGGGTACTCGCCGAGATCTGGAAAGGTCAAGAACCGAAAATGCTTTCGGTTGACGATAATACTGAACTCCAGTCCAAGATCATGCACGATAATCTCTTGTTAGCACCACTCATCGGAAAAGACGGTGTGCTTGGATGTCTAGTGTTATGTGATAAGGAATCTCGAACTGGGATTGGTCCTTTTGCTTCTGAAGATCTAGAAATGTTGATGTCTCTGGCGGCGCAGGCGGGTGTAGCGATGGACAATGCTCGGCTGTTCAGAAACATCACTGATGCAAAACGTTTTAGTGAAAGCATCATGGGAAGTATTGCCACCGCTGTCATAACCACCAATCTATTAGGAGAAATAGACTCTGTCAACGACGCCGGCCTGAGGATTCTACAGATGCCGTCAGAGGAAATCATAGGAAATCACTATCAATATCTGTTCGAAAATGATTCCGCTGTGTGTGATGTCATATTAGCCGCCGAAACTAACCGGAAGATCGCTTCAGAGATGCATATCTCTTTTACCATAGGTTCAGATGAAACAATGATTAACATATCCGCCGCCCCGCTGACCGACTACCAGAACCAGCACCTGGGGATGGTTATTGCTATTGAAGATATTTCAATTGAAAACAAGATAAAGAACACTTTTAAACGTTATGTTTCCAAACAAGTAGTAGATCAATTACTCGATGATGAACGGGCACTGAATCTGGGTGGAGAAGAACGAGAGGTCACAATTCTTTTCAGCGACATCCGGGGTTTCACAACCATGAGCGAAAACATGACGCCCGAGAAAGTGGTATCGACCCTGAATGAATATTTCAGTGAAATGATTGACATTGTTTTCAAACATAATGGTACTTTAGACAAGATCGTGGGTGATGAGCTGATGGTAATTTATGGGGCTCCCATTTCGTCTGAAGACGACTCTACTAACGCGATTGAAACAGCCATCACAATGACTGAATCGTTGAACAAATTGAACAATAAACGGATTGCCCGAAATGACGTGCCAATTAATATTGGAATCGGAATTAATCGTGGAAAAGTTATCTCTGGTAATATCGGTTCAAAAGATCAGATGGATTATACCGTCATCGGGGACACCGTCAATTTGGGATCACGCCTTTGTTCAGTTGCTCAGGCGGGCCAAATACTCATATCCAAGGCTGCGAAAGAACACGCCCGAGGCTCCTTCAATTTTCATGAATTGGATCCGATTGAATTAAAAGGAAAAGCTAAACCGATACAAATCTACGAGGTGATGTGA
- a CDS encoding ATP-binding protein, with amino-acid sequence MHAKPKTTVELSIPVIHDMELAATNTAEVVAKHMDLNEEATAEISMALIEACLNAFEHSRSDGANVFIHFIIEEDTLIIKVEDKGVGFESEKVEIPDIDDKLKGQRKRGWGLQIIKELMDSVEFESSESGTTVTMVKNK; translated from the coding sequence ATGCATGCAAAACCAAAAACGACAGTAGAATTATCGATACCCGTAATTCACGACATGGAACTTGCCGCTACAAACACTGCGGAAGTAGTGGCAAAACATATGGATCTTAATGAAGAGGCCACCGCTGAAATCAGTATGGCGCTCATCGAAGCGTGCCTGAATGCATTTGAGCACTCCAGATCGGATGGAGCAAACGTGTTCATACATTTTATCATAGAAGAAGATACTCTGATCATAAAAGTTGAAGATAAAGGCGTCGGTTTCGAAAGTGAGAAGGTTGAAATACCGGATATTGATGATAAACTGAAAGGCCAGAGAAAACGCGGGTGGGGACTTCAGATCATCAAAGAACTTATGGATTCAGTTGAATTTGAGTCTTCTGAATCGGGGACAACTGTAACAATGGTCAAGAATAAGTAG
- a CDS encoding tetratricopeptide repeat protein — MGKCRFTLLHISALLLLSCSSQPIEELTITASSSKAKELFLEARYASQENNGGDAREKYRAALAEDTDFVLAKLYINEQDPIKNRQYRQEAFAAKDRVSDMERSFIQIEENIFEGNSDGRLEAAQKLVADHPNLPEAHLELGWAYNVRRELDQAAASFKQSVEIDRDFYPGWFSLTSQHVGVGNNIELPDEEKDMDLALGYADEMIRIRPDAGYSYQLKGNIYRHASDFEAAKKVYEKGIEVDEESGSSHINTAILVSAHNLMFNGEFEEAHERYSRSISLASNPNGKLNLTIYKMFSYLHQNRFDEAIDLLAETESGIDDMDLSETAALGWKAGLNFQKFLVYGHSQRKKEAFEAVETNIALREKMMVKLDDEITKRDNTAGFASLRAWCNVLFGNYDTAENHLNEAKAILENIKDPTILEGYYGLKGMIALNRGKTDEAVKFFEKVDEANNLYYGYFKALALKGAGEDERSNKIIEGITRWNFSSWHSAIVRNLAKKQLGLS; from the coding sequence ATGGGTAAATGCAGGTTCACTTTGCTACATATTTCAGCACTCTTACTTCTTTCGTGCTCAAGTCAGCCCATTGAAGAGCTGACTATTACTGCATCTTCATCTAAGGCTAAGGAACTATTCCTGGAGGCTCGATATGCCTCTCAGGAAAACAATGGTGGCGACGCCCGCGAAAAGTACAGAGCAGCGCTTGCCGAAGATACCGACTTTGTGCTGGCCAAACTATACATTAATGAACAGGACCCCATCAAGAACCGGCAGTACAGGCAAGAAGCTTTTGCCGCCAAAGATCGTGTCTCAGACATGGAACGGTCATTCATCCAAATTGAAGAGAATATATTTGAAGGCAATTCGGACGGTAGGCTCGAAGCCGCACAGAAGTTGGTCGCCGATCATCCCAATCTCCCGGAGGCGCATCTAGAACTGGGTTGGGCCTACAATGTGAGGAGAGAGCTCGATCAAGCAGCGGCGTCTTTCAAACAGTCCGTGGAGATTGACCGCGATTTCTATCCTGGTTGGTTCTCTCTCACATCACAACATGTGGGGGTCGGAAACAACATTGAGCTACCCGATGAAGAGAAGGACATGGACCTTGCGCTGGGCTACGCGGACGAGATGATACGAATCCGCCCCGACGCCGGTTACTCCTATCAGTTGAAGGGAAACATTTACCGGCATGCCAGCGATTTCGAAGCGGCCAAGAAAGTCTATGAGAAAGGGATCGAAGTCGATGAAGAGAGCGGCTCATCTCATATCAATACCGCCATACTGGTCTCCGCCCACAATCTTATGTTTAACGGTGAGTTTGAAGAAGCGCACGAACGCTACAGCCGTTCTATCTCTCTTGCTTCCAACCCTAACGGCAAGCTTAACTTGACCATTTACAAAATGTTCTCATACTTGCATCAGAACAGGTTTGATGAGGCAATTGACCTCCTCGCCGAAACGGAGTCAGGAATCGACGATATGGATCTGTCTGAAACGGCGGCCCTCGGCTGGAAAGCAGGACTTAATTTTCAGAAGTTCCTTGTCTATGGACACAGCCAGAGAAAGAAAGAAGCGTTCGAGGCTGTCGAAACGAATATCGCTCTCAGAGAGAAGATGATGGTTAAACTGGATGATGAAATTACGAAACGGGACAACACAGCCGGCTTTGCATCACTGCGCGCCTGGTGCAATGTCCTGTTTGGCAATTATGATACCGCTGAAAATCATCTTAACGAGGCAAAAGCTATACTTGAGAACATCAAAGATCCGACAATACTTGAAGGGTATTACGGTCTCAAAGGTATGATCGCCCTCAACCGCGGAAAGACCGATGAGGCGGTGAAGTTTTTCGAGAAGGTGGATGAAGCGAATAATCTGTACTACGGCTACTTCAAGGCGCTTGCGCTGAAGGGGGCTGGTGAGGATGAGCGGTCAAACAAAATTATTGAGGGGATCACCCGCTGGAATTTCTCCAGCTGGCACAGCGCCATTGTCCGCAACCTGGCTAAAAAACAGCTTGGCTTATCCTAA
- a CDS encoding STAS domain-containing protein has protein sequence MTDFGLDVREANGIVILETDGYLNNIAGEKIAEVCSEKLEEDKKMFLINLERTKVVNSIGVSILIEIIEKLQGVNGKLGYYNLVPIVEKTFNIMGLTKYSTIFPSEEDGLEAFAD, from the coding sequence ATGACAGATTTTGGCTTAGATGTTCGCGAAGCAAACGGTATCGTAATACTTGAGACCGATGGTTACCTGAATAACATCGCCGGGGAAAAGATTGCTGAAGTGTGTTCAGAGAAACTCGAAGAAGACAAGAAGATGTTTTTGATCAATCTGGAGAGAACTAAAGTAGTAAATAGTATTGGTGTATCGATACTGATCGAGATAATTGAAAAGCTTCAAGGTGTAAATGGTAAACTTGGCTACTACAATTTGGTCCCAATTGTTGAAAAGACGTTCAATATCATGGGTCTGACCAAGTATTCCACTATCTTCCCCTCCGAAGAAGACGGCTTGGAAGCGTTTGCCGACTGA
- a CDS encoding energy transducer TonB: protein MIAVRTFFLLVLLITSSVAVAQQKDEQGIYLVAEKMPEIKGGVQTVAKKLKYPKQAKVMQVQGVVYVGFIVTEEGKVKEPKILRPLGAGCDEEALRVVEELEFVPGYHQGKAVPVRFVLPIRFRLKRS, encoded by the coding sequence ATGATAGCCGTAAGAACATTCTTTCTCCTGGTGCTCCTGATAACATCATCGGTCGCGGTCGCGCAACAAAAAGACGAACAGGGCATCTACCTTGTCGCTGAGAAGATGCCTGAGATTAAGGGAGGTGTACAGACTGTCGCCAAGAAACTAAAATATCCGAAACAAGCGAAAGTTATGCAGGTTCAAGGTGTCGTCTATGTCGGTTTTATTGTCACTGAAGAAGGTAAAGTTAAAGAACCGAAAATCTTAAGACCGCTGGGTGCAGGTTGCGATGAAGAAGCTTTAAGGGTTGTTGAGGAATTGGAGTTTGTTCCCGGCTACCATCAAGGCAAGGCTGTTCCCGTGAGATTTGTCCTCCCTATCAGGTTCAGGCTCAAGAGGAGTTAG
- a CDS encoding penicillin acylase family protein, whose protein sequence is MNRLITVVVLTAALITASLAADRTLTAPDGSTVSILRDEYGVPHIIGENEVGVFFGQGFAVAEDRLNQMEFHRRAAEGRMAEVLGGDLLGWDKLARTVGYTEEERRQQYDDLPLQIQSFVSAYAMGVNTFLDTMALNPNKYKPQEIVLLNIKMEPWTTSNSLAVSQYLGRNFGQFGGSELSRLVELQNQGQDWFDDNRPINDPEAPTTIQDGGAAAQREWHYSGMTVRPEVVDKLERRQTGIKVIADQYNLPTKFGSFAVLVTPERSSSGNVILLGCPQMGEPRYNEVQIANEVELDCPQFHVGGMSVAGIPGVIIGHTDHHAWSMTSGVSDNTDIYIDSTKDASFSQYYYNGEWHDFEVITDTIHVRLGASEIFTHYRTVHGPIIAEDLEKQQVFAEKMAFWKEEVTMMKFFYNSYKATTLEQFENLVRDHFVMNFNLHYADQDQNVKYWHAGKFQDRSDGVDPRLPHKGDGSEEWGGFIPFEDLPQADSTDQEYFVNWNNKPVSWWDNGDNVPWVGDHRVRLMYEYVDPISSIAYDDVKAVPQNLNSHGSYQQVFELTGDGWIDENIVPPGQSGFISWMGVRSPHFDDQWQLHRDWEFKDMLFGELTVSVDTEPTLPQYYSLYQNYPNPFNATTAIGFDVPEASELRIAIYDLSGREVAVLVSGGVITGRHEVAWDASGFPSGLYFAQLIAGNLHQTMKLILLK, encoded by the coding sequence ATGAATAGACTTATTACGGTTGTTGTCCTCACAGCGGCATTGATTACAGCTTCGCTGGCTGCCGATCGTACCCTAACCGCCCCCGACGGCTCAACAGTATCTATCCTGCGTGATGAGTACGGTGTCCCGCACATTATAGGGGAAAATGAAGTGGGCGTCTTTTTTGGTCAGGGATTTGCAGTGGCGGAAGACCGTCTCAACCAAATGGAGTTCCATCGCCGCGCGGCGGAAGGGCGGATGGCGGAAGTCCTCGGCGGTGATCTTCTCGGCTGGGATAAGTTAGCGAGAACGGTAGGCTATACGGAAGAGGAGAGGCGGCAACAGTATGACGATCTTCCGCTTCAGATTCAGAGTTTCGTCTCTGCCTACGCTATGGGAGTTAATACATTTCTTGATACCATGGCGCTCAATCCGAATAAATACAAACCGCAGGAGATCGTCCTTCTTAATATAAAGATGGAACCGTGGACGACCTCTAACAGCCTTGCTGTCAGTCAATACCTGGGGCGCAATTTCGGACAGTTCGGCGGGAGCGAACTCAGCCGCCTGGTGGAACTTCAGAATCAGGGTCAAGACTGGTTCGATGATAACCGTCCCATCAACGATCCTGAAGCTCCCACCACAATCCAGGATGGCGGCGCGGCGGCACAGCGAGAATGGCATTATTCAGGAATGACCGTCAGACCGGAAGTTGTGGACAAACTGGAGCGCCGTCAAACCGGGATAAAGGTCATTGCGGATCAATATAATCTGCCCACGAAGTTCGGTAGCTTTGCGGTTCTAGTAACGCCGGAAAGATCCAGCAGTGGGAATGTGATTTTGCTCGGCTGTCCACAAATGGGAGAACCACGGTATAATGAAGTTCAGATTGCCAATGAAGTAGAATTGGATTGTCCCCAGTTTCACGTCGGCGGTATGTCCGTGGCGGGCATCCCTGGTGTTATTATCGGACATACGGATCATCATGCGTGGAGCATGACCAGCGGGGTCTCCGATAATACAGATATCTATATCGATTCTACTAAAGACGCCTCCTTTAGTCAGTACTACTACAATGGCGAGTGGCACGATTTTGAGGTCATCACCGATACAATCCATGTCAGACTGGGAGCCAGCGAAATATTTACGCACTACAGGACGGTACACGGCCCCATCATCGCTGAAGACCTTGAGAAACAACAGGTTTTCGCTGAAAAAATGGCATTCTGGAAAGAAGAGGTAACGATGATGAAATTTTTCTATAACAGCTATAAGGCGACGACCCTTGAACAGTTTGAGAATCTGGTGAGAGATCACTTCGTTATGAATTTCAACCTCCACTATGCCGATCAGGATCAGAACGTGAAGTACTGGCATGCGGGTAAGTTCCAGGACAGGAGTGATGGTGTCGATCCGCGTCTGCCGCACAAGGGCGACGGTTCGGAGGAGTGGGGTGGCTTTATTCCGTTCGAAGATCTGCCGCAAGCTGATAGCACAGATCAGGAATACTTTGTCAACTGGAACAACAAACCGGTGAGTTGGTGGGACAATGGCGACAACGTCCCCTGGGTTGGTGATCATCGTGTCAGGTTAATGTATGAATATGTTGATCCCATCTCATCGATCGCTTATGATGATGTAAAAGCGGTGCCGCAGAATCTCAACAGCCACGGTTCTTATCAACAGGTATTTGAACTCACTGGTGACGGCTGGATCGACGAAAATATTGTGCCTCCGGGCCAGAGCGGCTTTATCAGTTGGATGGGCGTCAGGAGCCCTCATTTTGATGACCAGTGGCAGCTTCATCGCGACTGGGAATTCAAGGATATGCTCTTCGGCGAACTGACCGTAAGTGTCGACACGGAACCAACCTTGCCGCAGTACTATTCTCTGTACCAGAACTACCCTAATCCGTTCAATGCAACGACTGCCATCGGCTTCGACGTTCCTGAAGCATCTGAGTTGCGCATCGCGATCTACGATTTAAGCGGCCGGGAAGTGGCAGTACTGGTGAGTGGTGGAGTGATAACTGGTAGACATGAAGTAGCGTGGGATGCGTCGGGATTCCCGAGTGGACTTTACTTCGCTCAACTCATTGCAGGAAATCTACACCAGACGATGAAGCTCATTCTCCTCAAATAG